The following are encoded together in the Pseudoalteromonas ruthenica genome:
- a CDS encoding FAD-dependent oxidoreductase, whose amino-acid sequence MHQAKVAIVGGGCVGLSTALALSLKGISVAVIDAKGSSEPLSEEFGLRVSAINHASEALFRELGVWQGIAAQRMTPYTQMDVRDKDSFAHIHFASEEYDVSHLGHIIENDVIHRALVEKLERQDNVTLLFNTAYKDIHQGDNNVLITLTDGTPVMSELLIAADGANSGVRQRFNLPITFKDYGHHALVATVKTAQPHDNCARQVFLSDGPLAFLPLADPHYHSIVWSCSPQQAATYQNMSEQEFNKALFAAFDGQCGLCTVQSARAVFPLTMRYARQWVKERIVLVGDAAHTIHPLAGLGMNLGLQDAARLSALIGDALTDSMTAAARALRTYERERKLDAQKHIATMGALKGLFAGDNPVKKIVRGLGLSAVNEIAPLKQAFAEQALGQRR is encoded by the coding sequence ATGCACCAGGCAAAAGTAGCCATTGTTGGCGGTGGTTGTGTAGGCTTAAGCACGGCGCTGGCACTCAGCTTAAAAGGCATCTCCGTGGCCGTTATCGACGCCAAAGGTAGTAGTGAGCCGCTGAGTGAGGAGTTTGGGTTGCGAGTGAGTGCCATTAACCACGCCAGTGAAGCGCTATTTCGAGAGCTGGGTGTGTGGCAGGGTATAGCCGCGCAACGCATGACCCCTTACACGCAAATGGACGTGCGCGATAAAGATAGCTTTGCACATATTCACTTTGCCAGCGAGGAGTACGATGTAAGCCATCTGGGTCATATCATCGAAAATGATGTGATCCACCGGGCATTGGTGGAAAAGCTAGAGCGCCAAGATAACGTTACCCTGCTTTTTAACACCGCCTACAAAGACATCCATCAAGGTGATAATAATGTGCTTATTACCTTAACCGATGGCACGCCGGTGATGAGTGAGCTGTTAATTGCCGCCGACGGGGCCAATTCGGGAGTGCGCCAGCGCTTCAATCTGCCTATTACCTTTAAAGATTATGGTCACCATGCCCTGGTAGCCACAGTAAAAACGGCGCAGCCCCATGATAACTGTGCGCGACAGGTATTTTTAAGCGACGGCCCGCTTGCCTTTTTACCACTGGCTGATCCCCATTACCATTCTATTGTTTGGTCCTGCTCACCACAGCAGGCCGCCACTTACCAAAATATGAGTGAGCAAGAGTTCAATAAAGCCTTGTTTGCTGCGTTTGATGGTCAATGCGGATTATGCACCGTGCAATCAGCGCGAGCGGTGTTCCCGCTGACTATGCGCTATGCCCGACAATGGGTGAAAGAACGTATTGTGCTGGTTGGCGATGCGGCCCATACCATTCACCCTTTGGCAGGACTCGGCATGAACCTAGGCTTGCAAGATGCGGCGCGACTGAGCGCGCTTATTGGTGACGCACTGACTGATTCAATGACCGCCGCAGCGCGGGCATTGCGTACCTATGAGCGTGAGCGTAAGCTCGATGCGCAAAAGCACATTGCCACTATGGGCGCACTCAAAGGGCTGTTCGCAGGTGATAATCCAGTGAAAAAAATAGTGCGCGGCCTGGGCTTAAGCGCGGTTAACGAGATAGCGCCATTAAAGCAAGCTTTTGCTGAGCAAGCCCTAGGGCAACGCCGTTAG
- the ubiH gene encoding 2-octaprenyl-6-methoxyphenyl hydroxylase, which yields MQHTDVVIVGGGLVGSTLANILMQQCPKLSIAVIEAHELQSYHPSFDDRCIALAADSVAYLQQHQLFDTAVDYASAIKQVQVSDRGHFGKTQMHHHDYQLDALGYVVEVRPWGQRLTHAAKEHSQLAWHCPSRVSDITLHADYNCVTLDCGTQLGAKLVVIADGAQSPARSLVHIDFPTTQYEQHALIANVQVQGGHHHHAFERFTEHGPIALLPISQSRYSLVWCDNPHKLHTMQQLSAAEFTAALQQEFGYRAGLFTQVGERSVYPLSFGQAQSLSSHRTVIIGNAAHAIHPIAGQGFNLGLRDIKELAQRIRYADAHSLGDYHFTQGYSRARLNDVRRVMQLTDSLVRLFSNGSRTLALGRSVGLSTMQLCSSLRQPLAKQLMGFN from the coding sequence GTGCAGCACACTGATGTTGTTATTGTTGGCGGTGGGCTTGTTGGAAGCACACTGGCTAATATTCTTATGCAGCAATGCCCCAAGCTGAGTATTGCTGTTATTGAAGCCCACGAGTTACAAAGCTACCACCCCAGCTTTGATGATCGCTGTATCGCTTTGGCAGCGGATTCCGTGGCGTATTTGCAGCAACATCAGCTGTTTGACACCGCTGTGGACTATGCCAGCGCTATCAAGCAAGTGCAGGTTTCAGACCGTGGTCACTTTGGTAAAACGCAAATGCATCATCACGACTATCAGCTCGATGCATTGGGTTATGTTGTTGAGGTTCGCCCTTGGGGTCAGCGACTTACGCATGCCGCAAAAGAGCACAGCCAGTTAGCTTGGCATTGCCCGTCGCGCGTGAGTGATATAACACTGCATGCTGACTACAACTGCGTTACTCTTGATTGTGGCACGCAGTTAGGGGCGAAATTAGTGGTGATAGCGGACGGTGCGCAGTCGCCAGCGCGCTCATTAGTGCATATAGATTTTCCTACCACACAGTATGAGCAGCACGCGCTGATCGCTAACGTCCAAGTCCAAGGTGGGCACCACCACCATGCTTTTGAACGCTTTACTGAGCACGGCCCTATAGCGCTGTTGCCTATATCGCAAAGCCGCTATTCATTGGTATGGTGCGATAACCCACACAAACTACACACCATGCAACAGCTAAGTGCAGCGGAGTTTACCGCTGCCCTGCAACAGGAGTTTGGCTACCGAGCTGGGCTCTTTACCCAAGTGGGAGAGCGTAGCGTGTACCCGTTAAGCTTTGGCCAAGCACAAAGCCTGAGCAGTCATCGCACCGTGATAATAGGAAATGCTGCCCACGCCATTCACCCTATCGCTGGGCAGGGTTTCAACCTTGGCCTGCGTGATATCAAAGAATTAGCGCAGCGTATTCGCTATGCTGATGCACATAGCTTGGGGGATTATCATTTTACTCAAGGTTACAGCCGTGCTCGTCTAAACGATGTTCGCCGAGTGATGCAGCTTACCGACTCGTTAGTGCGGCTGTTTTCCAATGGCTCGCGTACCCTTGCTTTAGGGCGTAGTGTTGGCCTCAGTACGATGCAATTATGTAGTTCGCTGCGCCAACCTCTAGCAAAACAATTGATGGGATTTAATTAA
- the pepP gene encoding Xaa-Pro aminopeptidase — MTISKNEYLMRQQRLLAQMKTNSVALIPAAKEITRSRDTEFPFRQDSDFFYLTGFNEPDAMLVLVNGEQQKSILYCRAKDKSAEIWHGRRLGADAAKQQLPVDEAYTLAELEQGLLDAVNQKSTLYYGQGVYSDVDNQVLALLNTLRGAPKKGYRAPEVIRDIRTLVHEMRLFKSDAEIAIMRRAAKISAEAHERAMRFAKPGATEYQLEAELHHHYAMNGARHPAYGTIVGSGDNATILHYTENESTLKDGDLILIDSGCELDGYAADITRTFPVDGRFNAAQKALYQVVLDAQLAALEVVKPGNTLAQAAKVVNRMLTEGLVKLGLLEGNVDELVESQAFRAFYMHGLGHWLGLDVHDVGEYKKDEQDREFAPGMVLTIEPGLYIAEDAPVAEQYRGIGIRIEDDVLVTEKGHENLSASVPKDIAAIEALMQES; from the coding sequence ATGACTATTAGCAAAAACGAATACCTAATGCGTCAGCAGCGGTTATTGGCGCAAATGAAAACTAATTCGGTAGCCTTGATTCCGGCGGCTAAAGAAATCACGCGCAGCCGCGACACCGAATTTCCGTTTCGCCAAGATAGCGACTTTTTCTATTTAACAGGGTTCAACGAACCAGATGCCATGTTGGTGCTGGTCAATGGCGAGCAGCAGAAATCGATACTTTATTGTCGCGCCAAAGATAAAAGCGCTGAAATTTGGCATGGCCGACGCTTAGGCGCTGATGCCGCCAAACAGCAGCTGCCGGTGGATGAGGCTTATACCCTAGCGGAGCTGGAGCAGGGCCTGCTTGATGCCGTTAATCAAAAAAGTACCTTGTACTACGGCCAAGGTGTTTACAGTGACGTAGATAACCAAGTGCTCGCGCTTTTGAACACCTTACGTGGCGCCCCCAAAAAAGGCTATCGCGCCCCTGAAGTGATCCGTGATATTCGCACTCTAGTACATGAAATGCGTCTGTTTAAATCAGACGCGGAAATAGCCATTATGCGCCGCGCTGCAAAAATTAGTGCCGAGGCTCATGAACGCGCTATGCGTTTTGCAAAACCCGGTGCCACCGAGTACCAATTAGAGGCGGAGTTACATCACCATTATGCTATGAATGGAGCTCGTCACCCCGCTTACGGCACTATTGTCGGCAGTGGTGACAATGCCACTATTTTGCATTACACCGAAAATGAGTCGACCTTAAAAGATGGCGACTTGATATTGATAGACTCGGGATGCGAGCTCGACGGTTATGCAGCCGATATCACCCGGACCTTTCCGGTTGATGGTCGCTTTAATGCTGCGCAAAAAGCCCTCTATCAAGTGGTACTGGATGCTCAGCTTGCCGCATTAGAGGTCGTGAAACCTGGAAACACCCTCGCGCAAGCAGCTAAAGTGGTGAACCGCATGTTGACCGAAGGGCTGGTGAAATTAGGTCTACTTGAAGGTAATGTCGATGAGCTTGTGGAAAGCCAAGCGTTTCGCGCGTTTTACATGCATGGTCTCGGCCACTGGTTAGGGCTCGACGTGCACGATGTGGGTGAATATAAAAAAGATGAGCAAGATCGTGAGTTTGCCCCTGGCATGGTGCTGACCATAGAGCCAGGTCTCTACATTGCCGAGGATGCCCCGGTAGCGGAGCAATATCGCGGTATTGGTATCCGTATTGAAGACGATGTTCTGGTGACAGAAAAAGGGCACGAAAACCTCAGTGCCAGCGTACCAAAAGACATTGCCGCTATAGAAGCATTAATGCAGGAGAGTTAA
- a CDS encoding UPF0149 family protein: MSDQRTYQQAQQLLESNDIFVMPAEVHGIITGLLACGVDIEEKDYQGLLCDVLNDGISFEKNLKHWLSELYTQVVESFTNEQLQFEMLLPDEEDSLIDQANALVAWVNGFLLGFGLKQQDYGKISGDVKEVIQDFTEISRLDTHFDETEEDKQALHEVLEYVRVSAMLCFSELGKHENTAQTSKTLH; encoded by the coding sequence ATGAGCGACCAACGTACCTACCAACAAGCACAGCAACTTCTCGAGAGTAATGATATTTTTGTAATGCCGGCTGAAGTCCATGGCATTATCACTGGGTTGTTAGCCTGTGGTGTCGATATTGAAGAGAAAGACTACCAAGGGCTGTTGTGTGATGTGCTGAACGACGGTATCAGTTTTGAGAAAAACCTTAAACATTGGCTTAGTGAACTCTATACCCAAGTGGTAGAGAGTTTCACAAATGAACAGTTACAGTTTGAGATGCTATTGCCCGATGAAGAAGACAGCCTTATCGACCAAGCGAATGCCTTGGTTGCCTGGGTCAATGGCTTTTTACTTGGTTTTGGCTTAAAACAGCAGGACTACGGCAAGATCTCCGGCGATGTCAAAGAAGTGATCCAAGATTTCACTGAAATCAGCCGCCTCGATACCCACTTTGATGAAACAGAAGAAGATAAACAAGCATTACACGAAGTGCTTGAGTACGTGCGCGTATCGGCTATGTTGTGCTTCTCCGAACTGGGCAAGCATGAAAACACTGCACAAACATCAAAGACTTTACACTAA
- a CDS encoding tetratricopeptide repeat protein: MTNQIQLTAENIQQVLGDTSQEKLVALSFYSAQSPECQEQASILQGIAQQYQQHLVVATLDCDTQQALAGQLAQQIGLQALPTLVLLKEGAPVDMLPGPQSEAQIKEALQKHLPQPQDMLLQQAKDALMVQNHNEAFKLAKQAYDIDSNNSRIKLVLADICIQIHKLDDAKALLETIGLVEQDAYYNNIKAKLELAEQAQDSPEIQALQQTVDNEPENLEAKVNLAVALNEAGKKEDALATLFKVLNKDLNFGDAKKSYLDIIASLPEGDALAAQYRRKLYSILY; encoded by the coding sequence ATGACGAATCAAATTCAATTGACGGCAGAGAATATCCAGCAAGTATTAGGCGACACTTCGCAAGAAAAGTTGGTGGCGTTGAGCTTTTACTCTGCCCAAAGCCCGGAATGTCAGGAACAGGCCAGTATTTTACAAGGCATAGCGCAGCAATATCAGCAGCATCTTGTCGTGGCAACTTTAGATTGTGACACACAGCAAGCATTGGCGGGTCAATTAGCGCAGCAAATTGGCTTACAAGCGCTGCCTACTTTGGTGTTATTAAAAGAGGGAGCACCAGTCGATATGCTCCCAGGGCCACAAAGCGAGGCGCAAATTAAAGAAGCACTGCAAAAGCACTTACCACAACCACAAGATATGTTGCTGCAACAAGCCAAAGATGCATTGATGGTCCAAAATCATAATGAGGCCTTTAAACTGGCAAAACAGGCGTATGATATAGACAGCAATAATAGTCGTATCAAACTGGTGTTGGCTGATATTTGCATCCAAATACATAAGCTTGATGACGCCAAAGCGTTATTGGAAACCATAGGCCTAGTCGAGCAGGATGCATATTATAACAATATTAAAGCTAAGCTAGAGCTTGCTGAACAAGCGCAAGACTCACCAGAGATCCAAGCTTTGCAACAGACCGTTGATAACGAACCTGAAAACCTTGAGGCAAAAGTAAATTTGGCTGTGGCACTCAATGAAGCGGGTAAAAAAGAAGACGCGTTAGCGACACTGTTTAAAGTGCTTAACAAAGATCTTAATTTTGGCGATGCGAAGAAGTCCTACCTTGATATCATTGCTAGCCTACCTGAGGGCGACGCCCTAGCAGCTCAATACCGCCGTAAACTATATAGTATCTTGTATTAA
- a CDS encoding M20 metallopeptidase family protein produces MQLPTSFTALSAALLLACTSTAAHSIDVKDRLPELEAFYLDLHQSPELSLHEQQTGEKLASKLQTLGFDVIKEVGGYGVVGLYKNGSGPTVMIRTDTDGLPIVEQTDVSYASKVTVTKDDGSKVGVMHGCGHDIHMSSFIGTAEHLMAHKDQWQGTLMMVAQPAEEIGAGAKAMLNEGLFSRFAKPDHVLALHVSASVPAGKVALKPEYTMASVDSVDIIVKGKGGHGAYPHTTIDPVVIASRLVLALQTITSRELSPLEPSVVTVGSIHGGSKHNVISNEVTLQLTLRSYNPQVRNQQIAAIKRISAGIAASAGLEQALYPEVIVHEQESIPSTYNDPTQTTLVTDAIKNAIGENNVELTKPVMAGEDFGLYGRTDDNLPITLFWLGGVNPETYNAAQQSGAQLPSLHSSKFAPDYKKAIPTGVKAMTHAALKLFNTP; encoded by the coding sequence ATGCAATTGCCTACTTCTTTCACCGCTCTCAGTGCTGCTTTACTACTTGCATGCACATCAACAGCAGCACACAGTATAGATGTTAAAGATAGACTCCCTGAGCTTGAAGCCTTCTATCTTGATTTACACCAATCACCAGAGCTGTCTTTACACGAACAGCAAACCGGTGAAAAGCTGGCCAGTAAACTGCAAACTTTAGGGTTTGATGTGATCAAAGAAGTGGGTGGCTACGGCGTCGTTGGCCTGTATAAAAATGGCTCTGGGCCGACCGTTATGATCCGCACCGACACCGACGGCTTGCCAATCGTCGAGCAAACCGATGTGAGCTACGCATCTAAAGTGACGGTGACAAAAGATGATGGCTCCAAAGTTGGGGTGATGCATGGCTGTGGTCACGATATTCATATGAGCAGTTTTATTGGCACTGCTGAACACCTCATGGCCCATAAAGATCAATGGCAAGGTACGCTGATGATGGTAGCTCAACCTGCTGAGGAAATAGGCGCGGGTGCCAAAGCAATGCTCAATGAGGGCTTGTTTAGTCGCTTCGCTAAACCAGATCATGTTTTAGCCTTGCATGTCAGTGCCAGTGTGCCTGCGGGCAAGGTTGCCTTAAAGCCGGAATATACCATGGCCAGTGTAGACTCGGTGGACATCATTGTGAAAGGTAAAGGTGGACATGGTGCCTACCCGCACACCACCATCGACCCTGTGGTCATTGCCTCACGTTTGGTGTTGGCGCTACAAACGATCACCAGCCGCGAGCTCTCACCTTTAGAACCTTCCGTTGTGACTGTCGGGTCTATTCATGGCGGCAGCAAACATAATGTCATCTCTAACGAAGTGACTCTGCAACTCACGCTACGCAGCTATAACCCGCAGGTACGTAATCAACAAATTGCCGCCATTAAACGCATAAGCGCAGGTATTGCTGCTAGTGCGGGCTTAGAGCAAGCCCTTTACCCTGAAGTCATTGTCCACGAACAAGAATCGATTCCTTCTACTTATAACGATCCCACGCAAACCACCTTAGTCACAGACGCCATTAAAAACGCTATCGGTGAGAATAATGTAGAATTAACCAAGCCAGTCATGGCCGGGGAAGATTTTGGCTTGTACGGACGCACCGACGACAACTTGCCTATTACCCTGTTTTGGCTCGGCGGAGTAAACCCAGAAACATATAACGCCGCTCAACAATCTGGGGCGCAACTGCCATCGCTGCACTCTAGTAAGTTTGCGCCTGATTATAAAAAGGCCATTCCAACGGGTGTCAAAGCGATGACTCATGCGGCGCTCAAGCTATTCAATACACCTTAA
- a CDS encoding DNA topoisomerase III — MKLYIAEKPSLGRAIAAALPKPQQKKEGYIEVGNGDCVTWCIGHLLEQAEPDDYDPAFKKWQLAHLPIVPKQWQLKAKSKTRKQLTLVKKLIKQAHTLVHAGDPDREGQLLVDEVINQVSLSQHKKQAVERLLISDLNLPAVKKALNQLQPNTRFVPLSVSALARSRADWLFGMNLTRAYTLAGQKSGYRGVLSVGRVQTPVLGLVVARDKEIAEFVSKPFYEVHAQVTTAQGESFWLKWQPSEACRAYQDEQGRVLLRKLAENVVGRIIGQPASVTDLSKEQKQEQAPLPYNLSALQIDAAKRFSLSAKAVLDCCQSLYEKHKLITYPRSDNRYLPKEHFADASNIINAVLNNGVFTAQQLTAVDSNKKSRCFNDSKVAAHHAIVPTAKHTAAQLNDNERKVYELICRQYLIQFMPAYRYYQSDVEVTIAGGKFTTKAREDIDLGFKELMGKKAKQDEQCLPPLTLGQLLQCDDARIDNKQTTPPAHFSDATLLSAMTSIGRYVKDTQLRKVLRDTDGLGTEATRASIIELLFSRGFLTRKGKSICASEAGSALISALPEQLATPDMTAHWEMALAKIAEQELKYQDFMQPLTTQLSDLVNQAKNCDAGVFSNIKGPAKRALRGGKRKRARSYKAKGASKAQA, encoded by the coding sequence ATGAAGCTTTATATTGCCGAAAAACCCTCTCTTGGCCGTGCCATAGCCGCAGCCTTGCCCAAACCTCAGCAAAAAAAAGAAGGCTATATAGAGGTCGGCAATGGCGATTGTGTCACCTGGTGTATCGGTCACTTGCTTGAGCAGGCTGAGCCCGATGACTACGACCCCGCTTTTAAAAAGTGGCAATTAGCGCACTTGCCTATTGTTCCGAAGCAGTGGCAGCTAAAAGCGAAAAGCAAAACTCGTAAACAACTCACTTTAGTTAAGAAGCTGATAAAACAAGCTCACACCTTAGTGCATGCCGGCGACCCCGATAGAGAAGGGCAGTTGCTGGTTGATGAAGTGATTAATCAGGTATCTTTGTCGCAACATAAAAAGCAAGCGGTTGAGCGTTTACTGATCAGTGATTTGAACTTGCCTGCAGTGAAAAAAGCCCTGAACCAGCTGCAGCCCAATACCCGGTTTGTGCCTTTGAGTGTTTCAGCACTCGCCCGCTCGCGCGCCGACTGGTTGTTTGGCATGAACCTAACACGAGCTTATACCTTGGCGGGACAAAAAAGCGGTTATCGAGGGGTACTCTCAGTGGGAAGGGTACAAACCCCGGTGCTGGGTCTGGTGGTCGCCAGAGATAAAGAAATAGCCGAGTTCGTTAGTAAGCCGTTTTATGAAGTGCACGCGCAAGTGACTACAGCACAAGGCGAATCATTTTGGCTGAAGTGGCAACCAAGCGAAGCGTGTCGGGCCTATCAAGATGAACAGGGCCGAGTATTGCTGCGTAAGCTTGCAGAAAATGTAGTCGGCCGGATTATCGGCCAACCGGCAAGTGTGACCGACTTAAGCAAAGAGCAAAAGCAAGAGCAAGCTCCTCTGCCTTATAACCTATCGGCACTGCAAATAGATGCAGCGAAGCGCTTTTCTCTCTCCGCGAAGGCGGTATTAGATTGTTGTCAAAGCTTGTATGAGAAGCATAAATTAATTACTTACCCGCGCTCAGATAACCGCTATTTGCCTAAGGAGCATTTTGCTGACGCCAGCAATATTATTAACGCAGTGCTTAATAATGGCGTTTTCACCGCCCAGCAGCTCACAGCTGTAGATAGCAATAAAAAGAGCCGTTGCTTTAACGATAGCAAAGTGGCAGCGCACCATGCCATCGTACCTACAGCCAAGCACACCGCAGCGCAGTTGAATGATAATGAGCGCAAAGTGTATGAACTGATCTGTCGCCAATACCTCATTCAATTTATGCCTGCATATCGCTATTACCAAAGTGATGTCGAGGTGACCATAGCCGGAGGCAAGTTTACAACAAAAGCCCGAGAAGACATTGATCTGGGTTTTAAAGAGCTCATGGGCAAAAAGGCGAAGCAAGATGAGCAATGTTTACCACCATTGACCTTAGGGCAATTGCTACAGTGTGATGATGCACGTATTGACAATAAGCAGACCACACCCCCGGCACACTTTAGTGATGCCACTCTATTAAGCGCAATGACATCCATTGGCCGTTACGTCAAGGACACACAACTACGTAAAGTGCTGCGCGATACCGATGGCTTAGGCACTGAGGCAACCAGAGCAAGCATCATCGAATTGCTTTTCTCACGTGGTTTTCTTACTCGTAAAGGAAAATCCATTTGTGCTAGCGAAGCGGGAAGCGCTCTGATCAGTGCGTTGCCCGAGCAATTAGCAACGCCGGATATGACGGCGCACTGGGAAATGGCATTAGCAAAAATTGCCGAGCAAGAGCTCAAATATCAAGACTTCATGCAGCCATTAACCACACAGTTGAGCGACTTGGTCAATCAAGCAAAGAACTGTGATGCTGGTGTATTTAGCAATATTAAAGGGCCCGCCAAGCGAGCCTTGAGAGGTGGTAAACGAAAGCGCGCCCGCAGTTACAAAGCTAAGGGCGCGTCTAAAGCGCAAGCTTAA
- a CDS encoding flagellar motor protein MotB encodes MSDEKPCKCPPPGLPAWMGTFADLMSLLMCFFVLLLAFSEMDVLKFKQIAGSMKFAFGVQNKLEVKDIPKGTSVIAMEFKPGRPDPTPIETIQQQTVEMTQQMLEFQAGEEDSAGGRKEQRGDQRGGESASTADEQSQQQAIAAADQERTNELVKKIAQQLEQQIIDGAIELESLGQQIIIRIRENGSFPSGSAFLQPKFKPIIQDIAELLKDVPGEITVSGHTDDFQVSNELYTNNWDLSAMRAVAVASEMQKVDDFDKSRMVVVGRADTRPLVPNETDEDRKRNRRVEISIMQGKAKESDPIEVVQ; translated from the coding sequence ATGTCGGATGAAAAACCCTGCAAATGCCCCCCTCCCGGATTACCGGCTTGGATGGGCACGTTCGCAGACTTGATGTCGCTACTGATGTGTTTCTTCGTATTGCTGTTGGCGTTCTCCGAGATGGATGTGCTCAAGTTTAAGCAAATTGCTGGTTCCATGAAGTTTGCTTTTGGTGTGCAAAATAAACTGGAAGTAAAAGACATACCTAAAGGAACCAGTGTCATCGCTATGGAATTTAAACCGGGGCGCCCAGACCCCACGCCCATTGAGACAATTCAACAGCAAACTGTTGAAATGACACAGCAAATGCTGGAGTTCCAAGCTGGGGAAGAAGACTCCGCAGGCGGTCGTAAAGAGCAGCGTGGCGACCAACGCGGTGGGGAGTCTGCCAGTACCGCCGATGAGCAGTCGCAACAGCAAGCCATCGCCGCAGCAGACCAAGAGCGCACCAATGAGCTGGTGAAGAAAATTGCACAACAGCTAGAACAGCAAATTATTGACGGCGCCATAGAACTGGAATCTTTAGGGCAGCAAATAATTATTCGCATCCGTGAAAACGGCTCTTTTCCCTCTGGCAGTGCTTTCTTACAGCCAAAATTTAAGCCTATTATTCAAGATATTGCTGAATTACTAAAAGATGTACCCGGGGAAATCACTGTCTCGGGGCACACCGATGACTTCCAAGTCTCTAATGAGCTCTATACCAACAACTGGGACCTGAGCGCGATGCGAGCAGTCGCGGTTGCCAGTGAAATGCAAAAGGTTGATGACTTTGATAAAAGTAGAATGGTCGTGGTGGGGCGCGCAGACACGCGGCCATTAGTGCCCAATGAAACTGATGAAGATCGTAAGCGTAATCGCCGCGTCGAGATTTCAATCATGCAGGGTAAAGCCAAAGAATCTGACCCCATTGAAGTTGTGCAGTAA
- the pomA gene encoding flagellar motor protein PomA produces MDLATIIGILGAIGFVVMSMVLGGDVGMFYNTPSVLIVFGGSLFIVLANYTMGQFFTIGKVAGKAFMFKIESPDELIEKAVELADSARKGGFLALEEAEINNKFMRKGIDMLVDGHDADVVRATLQKDILLTTARHEQGAGLFKALGDIAPAMGMIGTLIGLVAMLSNMDDPKAIGPAMAVALLTTLYGAFLANVIAIPIQSKLELRKDEEELNQRLILDAILGIQDGQNPKVIEGILKNYLAESKRQVDTEE; encoded by the coding sequence GTGGATTTAGCAACCATAATAGGTATTCTCGGCGCGATTGGTTTCGTTGTCATGTCTATGGTGCTTGGTGGTGATGTGGGCATGTTCTATAACACTCCTTCGGTGCTAATTGTATTTGGTGGTTCTCTTTTTATTGTGCTTGCTAACTACACCATGGGGCAATTTTTCACCATAGGGAAAGTAGCCGGCAAGGCCTTCATGTTTAAGATTGAATCACCTGATGAGCTTATTGAGAAGGCTGTAGAGCTGGCAGACTCTGCTCGTAAAGGGGGCTTTTTAGCGCTAGAAGAGGCAGAGATTAACAACAAGTTTATGCGCAAAGGCATTGATATGTTGGTTGATGGCCATGACGCCGATGTAGTTCGTGCTACTTTGCAAAAAGATATTTTGTTAACCACCGCTCGCCATGAGCAAGGCGCTGGCCTATTTAAGGCCTTGGGTGATATAGCCCCGGCAATGGGTATGATCGGGACCTTGATTGGGTTGGTGGCGATGCTCTCTAACATGGATGACCCCAAAGCGATTGGCCCCGCGATGGCGGTGGCGCTACTAACCACATTGTACGGTGCGTTTCTCGCCAATGTGATAGCTATTCCTATCCAATCCAAGTTAGAACTGCGCAAAGACGAAGAAGAGCTCAATCAACGGCTGATCTTAGACGCTATCTTAGGTATTCAAGACGGACAAAACCCCAAAGTTATCGAAGGCATTCTGAAAAACTATCTGGCAGAGTCCAAGCGCCAAGTTGATACCGAGGAGTAA
- a CDS encoding exodeoxyribonuclease VII small subunit codes for MAQKKPENLSFEEAINELGQIVTDMEQGELSLEQSLKQFERGIGLANASAQKLDNAQQKVSMLMSNDLNAELTPMDDQE; via the coding sequence ATGGCCCAAAAAAAACCAGAAAACCTAAGCTTTGAAGAAGCCATTAATGAATTAGGGCAAATTGTAACTGATATGGAGCAAGGAGAATTGTCTTTAGAGCAATCTTTAAAGCAATTTGAACGCGGTATTGGTCTGGCAAATGCATCGGCTCAAAAGCTTGATAACGCCCAGCAAAAAGTAAGCATGTTAATGAGCAACGACCTAAACGCTGAGCTCACCCCAATGGATGATCAAGAGTAG